The Vibrio echinoideorum genome includes a region encoding these proteins:
- the glnA gene encoding glutamate--ammonia ligase, producing the protein MSVENVLSLIQENEVKFIDLRFTDTKGKEQHISIPSHQVDADFFEEGKMFDGSSVAGWKGINESDMVMMPDAASAVLDPFTEDATLNIRCDILEPATMQGYDRDPRSIAKRSEEYLRSTGIADTVLVGPEPEFFLFDDVKFSNDMSGSFFKIDDVEAAWNTGSDIEGGNKGHRPGVKGGYFPVAPVDSSQDIRSAMCLVMEEMGLVVEAHHHEVATAGQNEIATRFNTLTTKADETQIYKYVVHNVAHAFGKTATFMPKPLVGDNGSGMHVHQSLAKDGVNLFAGDKYGGLSEMALYYIGGVIKHARAINAFANPSTNSYKRLVPGFEAPVMLAYSARNRSASIRIPVVPSPKARRIELRFGDPAANPYLCYSAMLMAGLDGIKNKIHPGEAMDKDLYDLPAEEAAEIPTVAESLEVALKALDDDREFLTAGGVFSDDFIDSYIKLKSDDVQRVNMATHPLEFELYYSV; encoded by the coding sequence ATGTCAGTAGAAAATGTACTATCCCTGATCCAAGAGAACGAAGTTAAATTTATCGACTTACGTTTTACTGATACAAAAGGTAAAGAGCAGCACATCTCTATTCCTTCTCACCAAGTTGATGCTGACTTCTTCGAAGAAGGTAAAATGTTTGACGGCTCTTCAGTAGCTGGTTGGAAAGGCATTAACGAATCTGACATGGTAATGATGCCAGACGCAGCGTCTGCTGTACTGGACCCGTTCACAGAAGACGCAACACTGAACATCCGTTGTGACATCCTTGAGCCTGCAACAATGCAAGGCTACGATCGTGACCCTCGCTCTATCGCTAAACGTTCTGAAGAATACCTACGTTCTACAGGTATCGCAGACACAGTTCTAGTTGGTCCAGAGCCAGAATTCTTCCTATTTGATGACGTTAAGTTCTCAAACGACATGTCTGGTTCTTTCTTCAAGATTGATGACGTAGAAGCAGCTTGGAACACAGGTTCTGACATCGAAGGCGGTAACAAAGGTCACCGTCCTGGCGTTAAAGGCGGTTACTTCCCAGTAGCTCCTGTAGATTCTTCTCAAGACATCCGTTCTGCAATGTGTCTAGTAATGGAAGAGATGGGTCTAGTTGTTGAAGCTCACCACCACGAAGTAGCAACTGCGGGTCAAAACGAAATCGCAACTCGCTTCAATACGCTAACAACAAAAGCTGATGAGACTCAAATCTACAAGTACGTTGTACACAACGTTGCTCACGCATTTGGTAAAACAGCGACATTCATGCCTAAGCCACTAGTTGGTGACAACGGTTCTGGTATGCACGTTCACCAATCTCTAGCAAAAGACGGCGTTAACCTGTTTGCTGGTGATAAGTACGGCGGCCTATCTGAAATGGCGCTTTACTACATCGGTGGTGTAATCAAACACGCTCGTGCAATCAACGCATTTGCTAACCCATCAACGAACTCGTACAAGCGTCTTGTACCTGGTTTTGAAGCTCCGGTAATGCTTGCTTACTCAGCACGTAACCGTTCTGCTTCTATCCGTATCCCAGTAGTACCAAGCCCGAAAGCACGTCGTATCGAGCTACGTTTTGGTGACCCAGCAGCTAACCCATACCTATGCTACTCAGCAATGCTGATGGCTGGCCTTGACGGTATCAAGAACAAGATCCACCCAGGCGAAGCTATGGATAAAGATCTATACGACCTTCCAGCAGAAGAAGCGGCTGAAATCCCAACAGTTGCTGAGTCTCTAGAAGTTGCACTTAAAGCTCTAGACGACGATCGTGAGTTCCTAACTGCAGGTGGCGTATTCTCAGATGATTTCATCGATTCTTACATCAAACTGAAATCTGACGACGTACAACGCGTGAACATGGCTACACACCCACTTGAATTTGAACTGTACTACTCAGTTTAA
- a CDS encoding virulence factor BrkB family protein: MNELQGSYKLKIKKAATGSIQFSRYLLTRMTHDRVNVNAGYLAYITLLSIVPMLTVLLSILSSFSIFADVGLVIQNFVITNFVPASGDAVHGALLEFVANTGKMTAVGSVFLFIAALMLISNIDKNLNYIWRVTEKRRAVLSFSMYWMVLTLGPILVGASIAATSYVTSLNLLQNEVVSSAFNTVIRKLPLILSFFAFFGLYLLVPNKKIHFSHAAAGSLVAAILFELSKKGFAAYITQFPSYQLIYGALAAIPILFVWVYLCWLIVLVGAEVTAALGEQEQWSDSQEMVHSSDKDKITEQGNNSDSTDPESK, encoded by the coding sequence ATGAACGAGTTACAAGGGAGTTACAAGTTGAAGATAAAAAAGGCAGCCACAGGAAGCATCCAGTTTTCCCGCTATCTTCTTACGCGGATGACGCACGATAGAGTCAACGTGAACGCGGGCTATTTAGCGTACATTACTCTGCTTTCCATTGTGCCGATGCTGACGGTTCTGCTATCGATTTTATCGTCATTCTCAATCTTTGCTGATGTCGGTCTCGTGATTCAAAACTTTGTCATTACCAACTTTGTTCCTGCGTCAGGGGATGCAGTGCATGGTGCTTTGCTTGAGTTTGTCGCCAATACCGGGAAAATGACCGCTGTAGGCAGTGTGTTCTTATTCATTGCAGCTCTGATGCTGATCTCCAATATTGATAAGAACTTGAACTACATCTGGCGTGTAACGGAAAAGCGACGTGCGGTGTTGTCTTTCTCTATGTATTGGATGGTGCTAACGCTTGGGCCTATTTTAGTGGGCGCCAGTATTGCCGCGACCTCTTACGTGACGTCATTGAACTTGCTGCAAAACGAAGTCGTCTCGAGTGCCTTCAATACCGTGATCCGCAAGCTTCCTTTGATTCTCTCTTTCTTTGCGTTCTTCGGTTTATACCTTCTCGTTCCAAACAAAAAGATACACTTTTCTCATGCTGCTGCAGGCTCTTTGGTTGCGGCCATTCTGTTTGAATTAAGCAAGAAAGGTTTTGCGGCTTATATTACTCAGTTTCCGTCTTACCAGTTGATTTACGGTGCTTTAGCGGCGATTCCGATTCTTTTTGTTTGGGTTTATTTGTGCTGGTTAATCGTGTTAGTGGGTGCTGAAGTGACAGCCGCGCTTGGTGAGCAGGAACAGTGGAGTGACTCTCAAGAAATGGTACACTCGTCGGATAAAGACAAAATCACAGAGCAAGGAAACAACAGTGATAGCACTGATCCAGAGAGTAAGTGA
- the typA gene encoding translational GTPase TypA has translation MSTPQIDKLRNIAIIAHVDHGKTTLVDKLLQQSGTLESRGEAEERVMDSNDIEKERGITILAKNTAIDWNDYRINIVDTPGHADFGGEVERIMSMVDSVLLIVDAVDGPMPQTRFVTQKAFAHGLKPIVVINKIDRPGARPDWVMDQVFDLFDNLGATDEQLDFTVVYASALNGWATMEEGEVGTDMEPLFQAVVDTVEAPAVDLEGPLQMQVSQLDYSSYVGVIGVARVTRGSVKPNQQVTIVNAEGKKRNGKVGTVLGYLGLERHEVEQANAGDIIAITGLGELKISDTICDVNNVEAMEPLSVDEPTVTMTFQVNTSPFAGKEGKFVTSRNILERLEKELVHNVALRVEETESPDRFRVSGRGELHLSILIENMRREGFELAVSRPEVIIKEENGQRMEPFETVTIDVVEEHQGAIMESIGLRKGELTDMAPDGKGRVRMDFMMPSRGLIGFQTEFLTMTSGSGLIYHSFDHYGPHKGGIIGQRNNGVLISNATGKALTYALFFLQARGRLFTEHADEVYEGQVIGIHNRSNDLTVNCLKGKQLTNVRASGTDEAQVLSPPIKHTLEQALEFIDEDELVEVTPLNVRIRKKLLTENERKRASRPAKD, from the coding sequence ATGTCTACTCCACAGATTGATAAGTTAAGAAATATCGCGATCATCGCGCACGTTGACCACGGTAAAACGACTTTGGTTGATAAACTACTACAACAGTCAGGCACTCTTGAGTCTCGTGGTGAAGCTGAAGAGCGTGTCATGGATTCGAATGACATCGAAAAAGAGCGTGGCATTACAATCCTTGCTAAGAACACAGCAATTGACTGGAATGATTACCGTATCAACATCGTAGATACCCCAGGACACGCGGACTTCGGTGGTGAAGTTGAACGTATCATGTCTATGGTTGATTCAGTTCTTCTGATCGTTGATGCAGTTGATGGCCCAATGCCTCAAACTCGTTTCGTAACACAAAAAGCATTCGCACACGGCCTTAAGCCAATCGTTGTTATCAACAAGATTGACCGCCCTGGTGCTCGTCCTGATTGGGTTATGGACCAAGTATTTGACTTGTTCGACAACCTAGGCGCGACTGATGAGCAACTAGACTTTACTGTTGTTTACGCTTCAGCTCTAAACGGTTGGGCAACAATGGAAGAAGGCGAAGTTGGCACAGACATGGAACCATTGTTCCAAGCTGTTGTTGATACAGTAGAAGCACCTGCAGTTGACCTTGAAGGTCCACTACAAATGCAAGTTTCTCAACTTGATTACAGCTCTTACGTAGGTGTTATCGGTGTTGCTCGTGTTACTCGTGGTTCTGTTAAGCCAAACCAACAAGTAACTATCGTGAATGCTGAAGGCAAGAAACGTAACGGTAAAGTAGGTACTGTACTTGGTTACCTAGGTCTTGAGCGTCACGAAGTAGAACAAGCTAACGCTGGCGACATCATTGCAATCACGGGTCTTGGTGAGCTGAAAATTTCAGACACTATCTGTGACGTAAACAATGTTGAAGCAATGGAACCACTGTCTGTTGATGAACCAACAGTAACAATGACTTTCCAAGTAAACACTTCTCCGTTCGCGGGTAAAGAAGGCAAGTTCGTTACTTCACGTAACATCCTTGAGCGTCTAGAAAAAGAATTGGTTCATAACGTTGCACTACGTGTTGAAGAAACTGAAAGCCCAGACCGTTTCCGCGTATCAGGCCGTGGTGAGCTTCACCTTTCTATCCTGATCGAAAACATGCGTCGTGAAGGCTTTGAGCTTGCAGTATCTCGTCCAGAAGTAATCATTAAAGAAGAAAATGGTCAGAGAATGGAACCGTTTGAAACGGTTACTATCGATGTAGTTGAAGAGCACCAAGGTGCGATCATGGAAAGCATCGGTCTACGTAAGGGTGAGCTAACGGATATGGCACCAGATGGTAAAGGCCGTGTTCGCATGGACTTCATGATGCCTTCTCGTGGTCTTATCGGTTTCCAAACTGAATTCCTTACAATGACGTCTGGTTCTGGTCTTATTTACCACTCGTTCGATCATTACGGTCCTCACAAAGGCGGTATCATTGGTCAACGTAACAACGGTGTTCTAATCTCGAACGCAACAGGTAAAGCACTGACTTACGCACTGTTCTTCCTTCAAGCTCGTGGTCGTCTATTCACAGAGCACGCTGATGAAGTTTACGAAGGCCAAGTAATCGGTATTCACAACCGTTCAAACGACCTAACAGTAAACTGCCTGAAAGGTAAGCAACTAACGAACGTTCGTGCATCTGGTACTGATGAAGCACAAGTTCTTTCTCCACCGATCAAGCACACTCTAGAGCAAGCTCTTGAGTTTATCGATGAAGATGAACTAGTAGAAGTAACGCCACTAAACGTACGTATCCGTAAGAAACTTCTTACTGAAAACGAACGTAAGCGCGCTTCTCGCCCTGCTAAAGACTAA
- a CDS encoding AAA family ATPase has protein sequence MSPIIISGGPGAGKTTLIHALGNAGYPIFAESSRQLIEEQSQLKNGILPWLDLPGFARLCLTVMIEQKEQAKQHSITFLDRAIPDICGYLNQANLEIDESYREASQGYHSQAFFCRPEAFIYVQDDVRPYPIEEALEIHHALVRIYQELGYEVVEVPFMSVEERVQFVIHHLKIKN, from the coding sequence ATGAGTCCTATCATCATCTCTGGCGGCCCAGGAGCCGGAAAGACAACACTGATTCATGCCTTGGGTAACGCGGGTTACCCAATCTTCGCTGAATCCTCTCGCCAGTTGATAGAAGAGCAAAGCCAGCTTAAAAATGGAATTTTACCCTGGCTAGATCTGCCGGGGTTTGCTCGTTTGTGTTTAACCGTCATGATCGAGCAAAAAGAACAAGCTAAACAGCATTCGATTACGTTTCTCGATCGCGCTATTCCAGATATCTGTGGTTACTTGAATCAAGCTAACCTTGAGATTGATGAGAGCTACCGAGAAGCAAGCCAAGGCTATCACTCTCAAGCCTTCTTCTGTCGCCCTGAGGCATTTATTTACGTACAAGATGATGTGAGGCCTTATCCGATTGAAGAGGCACTAGAAATTCACCACGCGTTAGTCAGAATCTATCAAGAGCTAGGTTATGAAGTGGTCGAGGTGCCATTTATGTCGGTGGAAGAACGAGTTCAATTCGTGATACATCACCTAAAGATAAAGAACTAG
- a CDS encoding DUF4124 domain-containing protein: MKNILFLIGLTVAFSCSAQTVYTWVDEDGVLHFSDTPTDQGAKSLRLPDVQASAPAPKFEASTPVDAAALSTTKTATPAQEQEKTKTTEREAPAQLTLIMLTPIHDQTIRNNRGLIPIQIELNRKLGIGEQLQLMLDGRRYGAPQTQPNWELKGIDRGTHTIAIQAHRSGKLIASTSPVTVYLHRATIK; the protein is encoded by the coding sequence ATGAAAAACATACTGTTCCTAATCGGGTTAACAGTCGCATTCTCGTGCTCTGCTCAAACGGTATATACCTGGGTAGATGAAGATGGTGTTCTCCACTTTAGTGATACCCCTACCGACCAAGGTGCCAAGTCTCTTCGCCTGCCTGACGTACAAGCATCAGCGCCAGCGCCTAAATTTGAGGCCTCAACGCCTGTTGACGCTGCAGCTTTATCTACAACTAAAACGGCAACGCCCGCTCAGGAGCAAGAAAAAACAAAAACCACGGAACGCGAGGCACCAGCTCAGCTAACACTTATTATGCTGACTCCCATTCATGATCAAACCATCCGCAACAACCGCGGCTTAATCCCCATTCAAATCGAACTCAACCGAAAGCTAGGCATTGGCGAGCAGTTACAACTCATGCTCGATGGTCGTCGTTATGGTGCTCCGCAAACCCAGCCTAATTGGGAACTAAAAGGCATAGATCGAGGTACTCACACCATTGCAATTCAAGCACATAGAAGCGGCAAGCTTATTGCATCTACTAGTCCAGTCACTGTGTATTTACACCGAGCGACGATCAAGTAG
- a CDS encoding DUF2959 domain-containing protein, which translates to MPYLIVIVLSIFSLTGCQSAYYSAMEQVGYHKRDIMVDRVEDAKESQQDAQEEFTSALEALSSLTNFSGGDLEDMYNQINDKYQDSEKAAQNVSDRIAAIEDVSDALFAEWQGELDLYTSDSLRRSSEQKLRETKSSYQKMLSAMKRAEKKMDPVLNTLRDNTLYLKHNLNASAVGSLQGEFMSLEKDIAYAIEQMNAAIAESDKFLAQLNQK; encoded by the coding sequence ATGCCTTATTTAATAGTTATAGTCCTCTCTATTTTTTCTCTAACTGGATGCCAGTCCGCTTATTACTCTGCCATGGAGCAAGTGGGTTACCACAAGCGCGACATTATGGTCGACAGAGTAGAAGACGCGAAAGAGTCGCAGCAGGATGCTCAGGAAGAGTTTACCAGCGCACTTGAAGCCTTGAGTAGCCTGACGAACTTCAGTGGCGGCGACCTTGAAGACATGTACAACCAAATCAACGATAAATACCAAGACAGCGAGAAAGCCGCACAAAATGTCAGTGATCGGATTGCTGCGATTGAAGACGTGTCAGATGCGCTGTTTGCAGAGTGGCAGGGTGAGTTAGATCTCTACACTAGCGACTCATTACGTCGTTCAAGTGAGCAAAAACTTCGTGAGACTAAATCGTCTTACCAAAAGATGCTCTCAGCTATGAAACGGGCCGAGAAAAAAATGGACCCGGTACTCAACACCCTTCGCGACAATACGCTTTATCTAAAGCATAACCTCAATGCGAGTGCTGTCGGTTCATTGCAGGGAGAATTCATGAGCTTAGAAAAAGACATTGCCTATGCAATAGAGCAGATGAATGCAGCGATAGCAGAGTCGGATAAATTCCTCGCTCAGCTCAATCAGAAGTAA